A window from Salvia miltiorrhiza cultivar Shanhuang (shh) chromosome 2, IMPLAD_Smil_shh, whole genome shotgun sequence encodes these proteins:
- the LOC131011669 gene encoding WAT1-related protein At1g43650-like isoform X1: MAGLRSLLASLETKKPYLAMILIQFISAGMSLLSKAAITTGMDPYVFVVYRQAFATLALAPFAFFLERGNKSPPLPFTLFCKIVLVSTGIAVSLNLFHFALSYVSATFASALVNMCPAMTFILALCFRMERLSIKQGHGMAKVVGSALGFAGAMVCTFVQGPAIYSESRKDFLRAYKQSYSRGDWMKGSLIMLGANGAWCMWFIMQGPLIKQYPAKLRLTALQCLSSCALSAIWAAAKQRERESWRLGWNINLVSVFYCGAISTAICYWLIVWVVEKKGPVFGAAFSPLALIITAVFSAILLQETLHWGRFLLQHTIPYFFKLMDHLSMFCLYLQCWWSCFAGDWALWHSLGEV; this comes from the exons ATGGCTGGCTTGCGAAGTCTGCTGGCGTCTCTGGAGACGAAGAAGCCATACCTGGCCATGATACTCATACAGTTCATCTCTGCTGGCATGTCTTTGCTGTCTAAGGCCGCCATCACTACGGGGATGGACCCTTACGTCTTTGTAGTCTATCGCCAAGCATTTGCTACGCTTGCATTGGCCCCTTTCGCATTCTTCCTTGAGAG AGGCAACAAGTCTCCTCCACTGCCATTCACCTTGTTCTGCAAGATAGTCTTGGTTTCGACAGG GATCGCGGTGAGCTTGAATCTCTTCCACTTTGCCCTCAGCTATGTCTCTGCAACGTTTGCTAGTGCGTTAGTCAATATGTGCCCGGCCATGACGTTCATCTTAGCTCTCTGCTTCCG AATGGAAAGGCTGTCAATAAAACAAGGGCATGGAATGGCTAAAGTGGTTGGTTCTGCATTAGGCTTTGCAGGAGCTATGGTGTGCACTTTCGTCCAAGGGCCCGCGATCTACTCAGAGAGCCGGAAAGACTTCCTGCGCGCCTACAAGCAAAGCTACTCGAGAGGCGACTGGATGAAGGGGTCCCTCATCATGCTAGGAGCCAACGGGGCGTGGTGCATGTGGTTCATCATGCAG GGCCCATTGATCAAGCAGTATCCTGCCAAACTACGTCTCACAGCTCTGCAATGTCTCTCTAGCTGTGCATTGTCGGCAATCTGGGCTGCAGCAaagcaaagagagagagaatcttGGAGGCTGGGATGGAACATCAACCTTGTTTCAGTCTTTTATTGT GGGGCGATTTCGACTGCAATCTGTTACTGGCTGATTGTTTGGGTGGTGGAGAAGAAAGGGCCGGTGTTTGGCGCAGCGTTCTCGCCGTTAGCACTGATCATCACGGCGGTTTTCTCAGCCATATTGTTGCAGGAGACGCTTCACTGGGGAAGGTTTCTCCTCCAACACACCATACCTTACTTTTTTAAGTTGATGGATCATTTGAGTATGTTTTGCTTGTATTTGCAGTGTTGGTGGAGCTGTTTTGCTGGTGATTGGGCTTTATGGCATTCTCTGGGGGAAGTCTAA
- the LOC131011669 gene encoding WAT1-related protein At1g43650-like isoform X2, with amino-acid sequence MAGLRSLLASLETKKPYLAMILIQFISAGMSLLSKAAITTGMDPYVFVVYRQAFATLALAPFAFFLERGNKSPPLPFTLFCKIVLVSTGIAVSLNLFHFALSYVSATFASALVNMCPAMTFILALCFRMERLSIKQGHGMAKVVGSALGFAGAMVCTFVQGPAIYSESRKDFLRAYKQSYSRGDWMKGSLIMLGANGAWCMWFIMQGPLIKQYPAKLRLTALQCLSSCALSAIWAAAKQRERESWRLGWNINLVSVFYCGAISTAICYWLIVWVVEKKGPVFGAAFSPLALIITAVFSAILLQETLHWGSVGGAVLLVIGLYGILWGKSKETKIAVTNQQSVPKETTP; translated from the exons ATGGCTGGCTTGCGAAGTCTGCTGGCGTCTCTGGAGACGAAGAAGCCATACCTGGCCATGATACTCATACAGTTCATCTCTGCTGGCATGTCTTTGCTGTCTAAGGCCGCCATCACTACGGGGATGGACCCTTACGTCTTTGTAGTCTATCGCCAAGCATTTGCTACGCTTGCATTGGCCCCTTTCGCATTCTTCCTTGAGAG AGGCAACAAGTCTCCTCCACTGCCATTCACCTTGTTCTGCAAGATAGTCTTGGTTTCGACAGG GATCGCGGTGAGCTTGAATCTCTTCCACTTTGCCCTCAGCTATGTCTCTGCAACGTTTGCTAGTGCGTTAGTCAATATGTGCCCGGCCATGACGTTCATCTTAGCTCTCTGCTTCCG AATGGAAAGGCTGTCAATAAAACAAGGGCATGGAATGGCTAAAGTGGTTGGTTCTGCATTAGGCTTTGCAGGAGCTATGGTGTGCACTTTCGTCCAAGGGCCCGCGATCTACTCAGAGAGCCGGAAAGACTTCCTGCGCGCCTACAAGCAAAGCTACTCGAGAGGCGACTGGATGAAGGGGTCCCTCATCATGCTAGGAGCCAACGGGGCGTGGTGCATGTGGTTCATCATGCAG GGCCCATTGATCAAGCAGTATCCTGCCAAACTACGTCTCACAGCTCTGCAATGTCTCTCTAGCTGTGCATTGTCGGCAATCTGGGCTGCAGCAaagcaaagagagagagaatcttGGAGGCTGGGATGGAACATCAACCTTGTTTCAGTCTTTTATTGT GGGGCGATTTCGACTGCAATCTGTTACTGGCTGATTGTTTGGGTGGTGGAGAAGAAAGGGCCGGTGTTTGGCGCAGCGTTCTCGCCGTTAGCACTGATCATCACGGCGGTTTTCTCAGCCATATTGTTGCAGGAGACGCTTCACTGGGGAAG TGTTGGTGGAGCTGTTTTGCTGGTGATTGGGCTTTATGGCATTCTCTGGGGGAAGTCTAAAGAAACCAAAATAGCAGTAACCAATCAACAAAGCGTACCAAAGGAAACTACTCCATGA